One region of Malania oleifera isolate guangnan ecotype guangnan chromosome 6, ASM2987363v1, whole genome shotgun sequence genomic DNA includes:
- the LOC131158287 gene encoding uncharacterized protein LOC131158287: MEFNFRSNYQGRTRPLPAPSSISSKTPHDPPQYSAGGECSRYDFLRQYIDIERSSVVLERELEKTRLREQIIAEELARNRMLEAELRKEVSIDRFSLRMPSSSSVCGVRVCEGGSNSSFFEPVFGRRPKSVMREVLESQPVESITIQRNPKTLAWEVESRHEGMPFQRRPKAVMQEPEWQHRHEAIPLQCHPNALLRRVESQPDEDVVFRRSLEIVALPKPKTSTLSGSKRTAETFAGGACELPEVGAGKKPQKWTCSVCGVSANSEKGLEAHLAGKKHKSNESEQKTLQKGIKSKGKAKECRKKKSFCCKLCNVTVENKRVMARHLKGKKHLSKLERKSKP; this comes from the exons ATGGAATTCAACTTCCGCTCAAACTATCAAGGCCGTACGAGGCCTCTCCCAGCACCTTCATCAATTAGCAGCAAGACCCCCCATGATCCCCCCCAATACTCCGCAG GTGGAGAATGTAGTAGATATGATTTCTTGAGACAATATATTGACATTGAGAGATCATCAGTGGTGCTTGAACGGGAGCTTGAGAAAACCCGCTTAAGAGAACAGATTATTGCAGAAGAGCTTGCACGAAATCGCATGCTAGAAGCAGAACTTCGAAAAGAAGTTTCAATCGATAGATTTTCGCTGAGAATGCCATCCTCATCGTCCGTCTGTGGTGTGAGAGTTTGCGAAGGAGGGTCTAATTCGTCTTTTTTTGAGCCAGTTTTTGGACGGCGTCCGAAATCTGTGATGCGTGAAGTACTTGAATCTCAACCTGTGGAGAGTATAACCATTCAAAGGAATCCAAAAACTTTGGCGTGGGAGGTTGAGTCACGCCATGAAGGTATGCCGTTCCAACGCCGTCCAAAGGCTGTGATGCAGGAACCTGAGTGGCAGCACCGGCATGAAGCTATACCGCTCCAATGCCATCCTAATGCTTTGCTGCGCAGGGTGGAATCACAGCCTGATGAAGATGTGGTGTTTCGACGGAGTCTGGAAATTGTAGCCCTG CCTAAGCCCAAAACCTCAACTCTTTCTGGCTCTAAGAGAACGGCAGAAACATTCGCAGGAGGAGCTTGTGAGCTTCCTGAAGTCGGTGCCGGGAAGAAACCCCAGAAGTGGACTTGCAGTGTGTGTGGAGTGAGCGCTAACAGTGAGAAGGGACTGGAGGCTCATTTGGCAGGCAAGAAGCACAAGTCTAACGAGTCTGAACAGAAGACCCTGCAGAAAGGAATAAAGTCCAAGGGAAAGGCCAAAGAGTGTCGGAAGAAAAAGAGCTTTTGCTGCAAATTATGCAATGTAACAGTTGAGAATAAACGCGTTATGGCCCGTCATTTGAAAGGTAAGAAACACCTTTCAAAGCTTGAACGCAAATCGAAGCCTTGA